A genomic region of Carassius carassius chromosome 27, fCarCar2.1, whole genome shotgun sequence contains the following coding sequences:
- the LOC132106592 gene encoding adhesion G-protein coupled receptor G6-like isoform X8: protein MISFVSGRWWRWRFQKALPVFLVLLCFSTTVAQSCQSSVSCNVVLTDSQGSFTSPCYPNDYPSSQACKWTIQAPTGFIVQITFLDFELEEAPGCIYDRIVINTGTSDAKFCGLTPNGLTLNSSGNVMEISFNSDFSVQKKGFHISYKQVAVALRNQKVTMPKSSKNVVRVANSVSIPVLTAFTVCFEISRTAQKSTETIFTMSDADGTSILALEKTDKGMELFIDRSYCSVNDLFTSSDITSSMMPICLTWTKATGLVAVYFGGDYQTKICAASQVYTLPSGGILELAGKGSSSVSVDDQNLDGFMYNFRLWDYAMPYSELSVLTCDVEGNVIDWDHRFWTMPGSYMQTDSTLSCICYPNCIHLTASTSGTDIATLTPGTTGCASSGLGCPAPTTSPLIQSNPPPINPAAATNSTLSNRKTNEDIFYRISLVVIDEQANTADRDAKTMISQWLNQTFQNWIYRVYVDSVSLQPSTVLSRATNIRQTYMALLVYKNTTDVSLAEAEIEDILRSAPAIGNGLILDGVIVNLMENCQAEEFPFHYRWPESRPTVTQYVPCFPYKEQNASRTCMISQYNYTSYWTLPDRGNCTNITSISVSQENAMEVAVQLADLTNNELSNEEVTQVVFKVNELVNIAKINATLASTVVTIISNVMISSKAAQKESSETALKAVDKMVQKIEFDGPLLTISSKNLAVGVSALNISNFNGTTFSAFIATNTTEPQIDFESEAQNALAVVTLPPTLLQNLSNSLKVSRINFMFFSKTGLFQHFGSFMDQQSNGMSLNSYVVASSVGNFTIKNLQDPVKIEIAHLEYQRDPKRLCVFWDFSLQNEDSIGGWNSEGCEVSPESNSNRTVCLCNHLTHFGILMDISGASAQIDEKNNRVLTFITYIGCGISAIFSAATLLTYIAFEKLRRDYPSKILMNLSTSLLFLNMVFLLDGWLTSYEIEGLCVTVAVFLHFFLLTSFTWMGLESIHMYIALVKVFNTYIRRYILKFCLVGWGVPASIVSIVLAVGKNSYGKNYYGKGETGQGPEFCWIRSPVVFYVTCVGYFSMIFLMNVAMFIVVMIQICGRNGKRSNRTLREEILRNLRSVVSLTFLLGMTWGFAFFAWGPVSLAFMYLFSIFNSLQGLFIFVFHCALKENVQNQWRRYLCCGKFRLADNSDWSKTATNNTKKVSSDNLGKSLSSSSFGSTTANWTSKAKATLNPFARHSNTDSTLQ, encoded by the exons AT GATTTCGTTCGTCAGTGGTAGGTGGTGGAGATGGAGGTTCCAGAAAGCTCTCCCAGTTTTCCTGGTTCTGCTCTGCTTTTCGACCACAG TAGCACAGAGCTGCCAGAGTAGCGTCAGCTGCAATGTGGTGCTCACTGACTCCCAGGGCTCTTTTACCTCCCCCTGCTACCCCAATGACTACCCATCCAGTCAGGCCTGCAAGTGGACCATACAGGCCCCGACTGGCTTTATAGTGCAGATCACCTTCCTAGATTTTGAGCTCGAGGAAGCACCCGGCTGCATCTATGACCGCATCGTCATCAACACTGGCACGAGCGATGCCAAATTTTGCGGCTTAACACCCAATGGACTAACTCTCAACTCCAGTGGCAATGTGATGGAGATTTCCTTTAACTCAGACTTTAGTGTCCAAAAGAAAGgcttccatatcagttacaaacaAG TGGCTGTGGCACTGAGGAACCAGAAGGTCACAATGCCAAAAAGCAGCAAGAATGTAGTGAGAGTGGCCAATTCAGTCTCCATTCCTGTTCTCACTGCATTCACTGTGTGCTTTGAGATCTCCCGCACTGCCCAGAAGAGCACAGAGACTATCTTTACCATGTCTGATGCTGATGGCACATCCATTTTGGCATTGGAGAAGACAGACAAAGGCATGGAGCTGTTCATTGACCGCTCCTACTGCTCTGTAAACGACCTGTTCACCAGCTCAGACATCACATCCAGCATGATGCCCATCTGCCTCACCTGGACCAAGGCCACCGGCCTTGTGGCAGTGTACTTTGGAGGCGACTATCAAACCAAAATCTGCGCAGCCTCTCAGGTTTACACCTTGCCGAGTGGGGGAATCCTCGAACTTGCAGGAAAAGGGTCAAGCTCGGTCAGTGTGGATGATCAGAATTTGGATGGCTTCATGTACAATTTCCGATTGTGGGATTACGCCATGCCGTACTCTGAGCTGTCTGTCCTCACCTGTGACGTCGAGGGAAACGTCATTGACTGGGATCATCGCTTCTGGACTATGCCAGGCAGTTATATGCAGACTGACAGCACTCTCAGCTGTA TCTGTTACCCAAATTGCATTCACTTAACAGCTTCAACTAGTG GCACTGACATAGCAACTCTTACCCCGGGAACCACGGGTTGTGCTTCCTCTGGACTTGGCTGCCCAG CACCAACTACATCACCTTTAATTCAGTCTAACCCACCACCCATCAACCCTG CTGCTGCTACTAACTCAACTCTGTCCAACCGCAAAACCAATG AGGATATTTTCTACAGAATATCCCTAGTGGTTATTGATGAACAAGCAAACACAGCAGACAGGGATGCTAAGACGATGATATCTCAATgg CTCAATCAAACATTTCAAAACTGGATCTACAGAGTTTATGTTGATAGTGTCAG TCTCCAACCTAGCACTGTTCTCTCAAGGGCCACAAATATACG ACAAACCTACATGGCCCTGCTGGTGTATAAGAATACCACAGATGTAAGTCTGGCAGAAGCAGAGATTGAGGACATATTGAGAAGTGCCCCTGCAATTGGCAATGGCTTGATATTGGACGGTGTGATTGTGAACTTAATGG AAAACTGCCAGGCCGAGGAGTTCCCATTTCACTACAGATGGCCAGAGAGCAGACCCACTGTCACCCAGTACGTcccctgtttcccttacaaagaGCAAAACGCATCCAGGACTTG TATGATTAGCCAGTATAATTATACATCATATTGGACCCTCCCAGACCGTGGAAACTGCACTAACATAACAAGCATTTCAGTTTCACAAG AGAATGCAATGGAAGTGGCTGTGCAGCTCGCTGACCTCACCAATAATGAGCTCTCTAACGAGGAGGTGACACAGGTTGTCTTCAAGGTGAATGAGCTTGTGAACATAGCCAAAATCAACGCCACCCTGGCCAGCACTGTGGTCACTATCATCTCCAATGTCATGATCAGCTCAAAGGCGGCTCAAAAGGAATCCTCAGAGAC AGCTCTCAAAGCAGTGGATAAAATGGTACAGAAGATTGAGTTTGATGGACCCTTACTAACCATCTCATCCAAAAATCTGGCTGTTGGAGTTTCTGCTCTAAACATCAGCAATTTTAATGGGACCACTTTCAGTGCATTTATAGCCACAAACACAACAGAGCCTCAG ATTGATTTTGAGTCAGAAGCCCAGAATGCTTTGGCTGTGGTCACTCTACCTCCAACACTACTGCAGAACTTGAGTAATTCACTTAAAGTGTCCAGAATAAACTTCATGTTCTTCAGCAAGACAGGACTCTTTCAG CACTTTGGATCATTCATG GATCAGCAAAGTAACGGCATGTCCTTGAACAGCTATGTGGTGGCTAGCAGTGTTGGCAACTTCACAATCAAAAACCTGCAGGATCCTGTCAAAATAGAGATTGCCCATCTGGAGTACCAG AGAGATCCAAAGCGTCTTTGTGTATTTTGGGATTTCAGCCTCCAAAATGAGG ATAGCATAGGGGGCTGGAACAGTGAAGGCTGCGAGGTCAGTCCGGAGTCCAACAGCAACAGGACCGTCTGCTTGTGTAATCACCTCACACACTTTGGCATTCTAATG GACATCTCTGGAGCTTCTGCACAGATAGATGAGAAGAACAACAGGGTTCTCACTTTCATTACCTACATTGGCTGTGGCATTTCAGCCATTTTTTCTGCAGCAACACTTCTCACGTACATCGCTTTTGA GAAGCTGCGGCGAGACTATCCCTCTAAGATCCTGATGAATCTCAGCACATCATTGCTCTTCCTCAACATGGTGTTTCTTCTGGATGGCTGGTTGACCTCATACGAGATTGAGGGATTGTGTGTGACAGtggctgtttttctgcactttttcCTTCTAACTTCCTTCACATGGATGGGCTTAGAGTCCATCCACATGTACATTGCCTTGGTCAAGGTCTTCAACACCTACATACGGAGATACATCCTCAAATTTTGCCTCGTTGGATGGG gtgtccctgcttcaattgTTAGCATTGTGTTGGCTGTGGGCAAGAATTCTTATGGAAAAAACTATTATGGAAAAGGAGAGACTGGTCAGGGCCCCGAATT CTGTTGGATTCGTAGTCCGGTTGTATTCTACGTGACATGCGTGGGctacttttccatgatattcctGATGAATGTTGCCATGTTCATCGTGGTCATGATCCAAATCTGCGGTCGTAACGGCAAACGCAGCAATCGAACACTTCGAGAGGAGATCCTGCGTAACCTGCGTAGTGTGGTCAGCCTGACTTTCTTGCTGGGCATGACCTGGGGCTTTGCTTTTTTCGCCTGGGGTCCAGTCAGCTTGGCCTTCATGTACCTCTTCTCCATTTTCAACTCCCTACAGG GATTATTCATATTTGTGTTCCACTGTGCCCTGAAAGAAAATGTACAGAATCAGTGGAGGAGGTACTTGTGCTGTGGAAAGTTCCGCTTGGCAGATAACTCAG ACTGGAGCAAGACTGCCACTAATAATACCAAGAAAGTGAGTTCCGATAACCTGGGAAAATCCCTCTCCTCCAGTTCATTTGGCTCCACTACAGCCAACTGGACGTCTAAAGCCAAAGCCACACTAAACCCCTTTGCCAGGCACAGTAATACAG ACAGTACCCTGCAATAA